Proteins encoded by one window of Luteimonas yindakuii:
- a CDS encoding ribose-phosphate diphosphokinase, whose protein sequence is MKEDRNLLIFSGNANKPLALSVCRELGTRLGKALVSKFSDGEVQVEIEENVRRQEVYVLQPTCAPSAEHLVELAVLVDALKRASAASVTAVIPYFGYARQDRRMRSSRVPITAKVAAKMIGSVGTDRVLTVDLHADQIQGFFDIPVDNVYASPLLLADIWRAHGTDNMVVVSPDVGGVVRARAIAKRLDDADLAIIDKRRPRANVATVMNIIGDVQGKTCVLVDDIVDTAGTLCAAASALKVNGATKVVAYCTHPVLSGAAIENISKSELDELVVTDTIPLSEAARACGRIRQLSVAELLAETIRRVAFGESVSSLYVD, encoded by the coding sequence ATGAAAGAAGATCGCAACCTCCTGATCTTCTCCGGCAATGCCAACAAGCCCCTCGCCCTCTCGGTGTGCCGCGAGCTCGGCACGCGGCTGGGCAAGGCGCTGGTCTCGAAGTTCTCCGACGGCGAAGTGCAGGTCGAGATCGAGGAGAACGTGCGCCGGCAGGAGGTCTACGTCCTGCAGCCGACCTGCGCGCCGAGCGCCGAGCACCTGGTCGAACTGGCGGTCCTCGTCGACGCGCTCAAGCGCGCCAGCGCAGCCAGCGTCACCGCGGTGATCCCGTACTTCGGCTATGCCCGCCAGGACCGCCGCATGCGCTCCTCGCGCGTGCCGATCACCGCCAAGGTGGCGGCGAAGATGATCGGCTCGGTCGGCACCGACCGCGTGCTCACCGTCGACCTGCACGCCGACCAGATCCAGGGCTTCTTCGACATCCCGGTCGACAACGTCTACGCCTCGCCGCTGCTGCTGGCCGACATCTGGCGCGCGCACGGCACCGACAACATGGTGGTGGTGAGCCCGGACGTGGGCGGCGTGGTGCGCGCCCGCGCGATCGCCAAGCGCCTCGACGATGCCGACCTCGCCATCATCGACAAGCGCCGCCCGCGCGCCAACGTGGCCACGGTGATGAACATCATCGGCGACGTGCAGGGCAAGACCTGCGTGCTGGTCGACGACATCGTCGACACCGCCGGCACCCTGTGCGCCGCCGCCTCCGCGCTGAAGGTGAACGGCGCGACCAAGGTCGTGGCCTACTGCACGCATCCGGTGCTGTCGGGCGCGGCGATCGAGAACATCTCGAAGTCGGAACTCGACGAGCTGGTGGTGACCGACACCATCCCGCTGTCGGAAGCCGCGCGCGCCTGTGGGCGGATCCGCCAGCTCAGCGTCGCCGAGCTGCTGGCCGAGACCATCCGGCGCGTCGCCTTCGGCGAATCGGTCAGCTCGCTCTACGTCGACTGA
- a CDS encoding 50S ribosomal protein L25/general stress protein Ctc, with translation MSTHEIKVERREDGGKGASRRLRHAAKIPAIVYGGGIDPVNIQLDHEKVWLASQNEWFYSSILDLSLDGQVQKVLLRDMQRHPYRQLIMHLDFQRVNENETIRASVPVHLVNVDTSPAGKTAGVVVTQELNEIEVLCLPGKLPENIEVDLGNMSVGDTVHMSDVVFPEGVQPATAIDESHNPAVAVARHARVEVADETEEGAEGDKAE, from the coding sequence ATGTCTACGCATGAAATCAAGGTCGAGCGCCGCGAGGACGGGGGGAAGGGTGCGAGCCGCCGCCTCCGCCACGCCGCGAAGATCCCGGCCATCGTCTACGGCGGGGGCATCGACCCCGTCAATATCCAGCTCGACCACGAGAAGGTCTGGCTGGCCAGCCAGAACGAGTGGTTCTACTCGTCGATCCTCGACCTCAGCCTCGACGGCCAGGTGCAGAAGGTGCTGCTGCGTGACATGCAGCGCCACCCGTACCGCCAGCTGATCATGCACCTGGACTTCCAGCGCGTGAACGAGAACGAGACGATCCGCGCCAGCGTCCCGGTGCACCTGGTCAACGTCGACACGTCGCCGGCCGGCAAGACCGCGGGCGTGGTGGTGACCCAGGAGCTCAACGAGATCGAAGTGCTGTGCCTGCCGGGCAAGCTGCCGGAGAACATCGAGGTCGACCTGGGCAACATGAGCGTCGGTGACACCGTGCACATGTCGGACGTGGTGTTCCCGGAGGGCGTGCAGCCCGCCACCGCCATCGACGAGTCGCACAACCCGGCTGTCGCCGTGGCCCGCCACGCACGCGTGGAAGTCGCCGACGAGACCGAGGAAGGCGCGGAAGGCGACAAGGCCGAGTGA